The Arachis duranensis cultivar V14167 unplaced genomic scaffold, aradu.V14167.gnm2.J7QH unplaced_Scaffold_232527, whole genome shotgun sequence genome contains a region encoding:
- the LOC127744198 gene encoding LOW QUALITY PROTEIN: superoxide dismutase [Cu-Zn], chloroplastic-like (The sequence of the model RefSeq protein was modified relative to this genomic sequence to represent the inferred CDS: inserted 1 base in 1 codon) gives MCGMWIEEDKETSPPLTHSSPPITQCKRLHWPPWPPTLFSQLLPPHSSFLSFLPTPSPPSPPTPRKPSPSSGALPPSKASSPSLNNSMVQQLLTFVLLALLLGLMVFTYMSMVIPPKVVYQLDHILILXKMKHGAPGDQIRHAGDLGNIVANADGVAEATIVDNQIPLIGPNSVVGRALVVHELEDDLGKGGKELSLSTGNAGGRLACGVVGLTPE, from the exons ATGTGTGGCATGTGGAttgaagaagataaagaaaCTTCTCCGCCATTGACTCACTCTTCTCCTCCAATCACACAATGCAAGAGGCTGCATTGGCCGCCATGGCCGCCCACACTGTTCTCTCAGCTGCTTCCTCCCCACTCCAGCTTCCTCTCTTTCCTACCAACTCCATCACCGCCATCGCCGCCAACACCAAGAAAGCCGTCACCGTCCTCAGGGGCACTTCCCCCGTCGAAGGCATCGTCACCCTCACTCAACAACTCAATG GTTCAACAACTGTTAACGTTCGTGTTACTGGCCTTACTCCTGGGCCTCATGGTTTTCACCTA CATGAGTATGGTGATACCACCAAAGGTTGTGTATCAACTG GACCACATTTTAATCC ATAAGATGAAACATGGTGCTCCGGGAGATCAAATTCGCCATGCGGGTGACCTGGGAAACATAGTTGCTAATGCAGATG GAGTTGCAGAAGCAACAATTGTCGACAATCAG ATACCACTGATTGGCCCCAATTCAGTAGTTGGAAGAGCCTTGGTGGTTCATGAGCTTGAGGATGACCTTGGAAAAG GTGGGAAGGAACTCAGCTTGAGCACTGGAAATGCTGGTGGAAGATTGGCATGTG GGGTTGTTGGTCTGACTCCAGAGTGA
- the LOC127744257 gene encoding transcription factor FER-LIKE IRON DEFICIENCY-INDUCED TRANSCRIPTION FACTOR-like has translation MDAHQETLIFNNDYEVHDFTEDPNFDQLINLIRGDNNNEDDAAVFFNYGSDIITNDCFLDDNQNQNHLLLPYDQIHQSHNNNSSNEVMMNNVCGDDPSPTNLISSFSCFDEGVVNRENEGEYSSATTTATDEANLSGKPRLKADRSKTLISERRRRSRMKEKLYALRSLVPNITKMDKASIIGDALSYVHELQAQAKKLKAEVAGLEASLFVSENYKASFDDNYIKTVQVTHNSHPINKKIVQIEMVQVEERGYYVKIVCNKGGGVAASLYRALESLVGFSVRNSNFETVCDTILLTFTLNVKGFEPEVNLPNLKLWVTGALLNQGFEFMANFHY, from the exons GCATGATTTCACTGAGGACCCCAACTTTGATCAGCTCATCAATTTAATTAGAGGGGATAATAATAATGAAGATGATGCTGCTGTGTTCTTTAACTATGGTTCAGACATTATCACCAATGATTGCTTCCTTGATGataatcagaatcagaatcattTACTTCTTCCATATGATCAGATTCATCAGAGCCATAACAACAATAGTAGCAATGAAGTGATGATGAATAATGTGTGTGGTGATGATCCTAGCCCTACTAACCTTATTAGCTCCTTCTCTTGCTTTGATGAAGGGGTGGTTAATAGAGAAAATGAAGGAGAGTATTCTTCTGCAACCACAACTGCAACTGATGAGGCTAATCTTAGTGGTAAACCAAGGCTGAAAGCTGATAGGTCCAAGACTCTCATCTctgagaggaggaggagaagcagAATGAAGGAGAAGCTTTATGCACTCCGCTCTTTGGTCCCTAACATAACAAAG ATGGATAAGGCATCGATCATTGGAGATGCATTATCGTACGTGCATGAGCTTCAAGCACAAGCTAAGAAGCTAAAGGCAGAGGTTGCAGGACTTGAAGCATCTCTGTTTGTGTCAGAAAATTACAAAGCATCCTTTGATGACAATTACATAAAAACTGTTCAAGTCACACACAATAGCCACCCGATCAACAAGAAGATAGTGCAG ATAGAGATGGTTCAAGTGGAAGAAAGAGGGTATTATGTGAAGATAGTGTGCAACAAAGGAGGAGGAGTTGCTGCATCACTCTACAGGGCTCTCGAGTCTCTTGTGGGTTTCAGTGTTCGGAATTCAAACTTTGAAACTGTTTGTGACACTATACTACTTACATTTACATTGAAT GTTAAAGGCTTTGAACCAGAAGTTAACCTGCCAAACTTGAAGCTATGGGTGACAGGCGCTCTTCTCAACCAAGGCTTTGAATTCATGGCAAATTTTCATTATTGA
- the LOC127744201 gene encoding uncharacterized protein LOC127744201, with protein MEARKRNPSPSPVRVLIRPPHSPSPPPLPPPSSSDHQPPGEWFKSRRISYFRDRDNGILFLQFCSTRCPVIHGFEDPAPGFDSVAEEHEFGDLQGTLFMFSVCHVIVYIQEGSHFNTKILRNFRVLQAAKHAMVPFVRSQATLSQATTPPLPSRSHSMSSPLQPSTSGNSSSSPGQCIPVILFVFVDDFSSLSNSSTNGEDTSDASSLSQSSSLNTVAKTNLPAKGSGSVVVLARPASRSEGGFRKKLQSSLEAQIRFLIKKCRTLSGSEINHSGVRGATPVSAPLFSLDASRAVILLDQFSNKKGESLDFASGLVEDVLNGKATSDSLLLETHGQSSSKEDLISLKEFIYRQADILRGRGGPVNTNSGSAAGVGMVAVAAAAAAASAASGRTYTTPDLPNFEVWLTSSNHILSRVLCAKGGCLDELEMIKRKPRPRNTALPAAEGSLKGTNTFDVAVSWLQSGRGLNTKFSTSWCQKAIPTAKEIYLKDLPPCYPTSQHEAHLEKALHAFHAMVKGPAVQHFAKNLEEECTSIWKSGRQLCDAVSLTGKPCMHQRHDVEIGNLDSGDSHKPHSSGYFFLHACACGRSRQLRPDPFDFESADAICFSDCDELLPAVKLPEVKSVGPIQSSSWSLLRIGGARYYEPSKGLIQSGFCATQKFLLKWTVYLEKQKRPNGLTESTGKQDSLIPPPKVEHIADAKKTGIRQPYPAVLNGAEDHKTSLEIIKPDDKKISFGRGIPMPKMRKPFSEVVAGSVAADSGFPPLQQKKLPISGSEKGTKQSNPSNQIAERVNTATDHQLSQKSQDISFTQGPVDSNGNNSNRGSDPFLKIGSNVVPVHMNGGERSQSHSYAKNVMVYVGFEHECPRGHRFLLNADHLTELGSLYSFSEESRRSSSMDPTGRNQAYHAKVSKNASWGKVHRRSNEIHGAFINKERDVAKSSEMIANGDLTSDGLIYTSIPPNEHNLASVAELAKAPNHAKEFGRDLQAINMDGDDLAFSMLNRNLPIYMICPHCRNSRNKKDTPKVKFASGISQLKRIFMVTPPFPVILATCPNIQFETSCLPMSVPDRERKLQFSLGCQVILPPESFLTLKLPFVYGVQLDNGNKHPLNPFEIQPEMTAWITKGTVLQILSKGINDEGYQTQ; from the exons ATGGAAGCGCGAAAACGGAACCCTTCTCCCTCTCCAGTTCGTGTTCTCATCCGCCCTCCTCATTCCCCTTCACCGCCGCCGCTGCCTCCGCCTTCCTCCTCCGACCACCAACCTCCAGGGGAGTGGTTTAAAAGCAGGAGAATCAGTTATTTCCGCGACCGCGATAACGGGATTCTGTTCCTGCAGTTCTGCTCCACGCGCTGTCCCGTGATTCATGGATTCGAAGACCCCGCACCGGGATTTGATTCTGTTGCGGAGGAGCACGAGTTCGGCGACCTCCAGGGAACGCTTTTCATGTTCTCT GTTTGCCATGTTATCGTATATATTCAGGAGGGGTCACATTTTAATACTAAGATTTTGAGGAATTTTCGTGTACTACAAGCAGCCAAGCATGCTATGGTTCCGTTCGTAAGATCCCAAGCTACACTATCGCAGGCTACTACGCCACCATTACCGTCCCGCTCACATTCGATGTCATCCCCTTTGCAACCTTCCACGTCGGGAAACAGTTCTTCTTCTCCAG GACAGTGCATACCTGTCATACTGTTTGTATTTGTGGATGATTTCTCTAGTTTATCCAATTCAAGCACAAATGGGGAGGACACTTCTGATGCCTCTTCTCTTAGTCAGTCTTCAAGTTTGAATACAGTGGCCAAAACAAACTTGCCTGCAAAAGGTTCTGGTTCAGTAGTTGTGCTGGCACGCCCCGCAAGTCGATCTGAAGGTGGATTTAGGAAGAAACTACAGTCTTCACTTGAAGCACAAATTCGTTTTCTGATTAAGAAATGCCGTACCTTGTCAGGTTCTGAAATAAATCATTCTGGTGTGAGAGGGGCTACCCCAGTCTCTGCACCTTTGTTCTCACTTGATGCATCGAGAGCAGTTATATTGTTAGATCagttttctaataaaaaaggTGAATCTCTTGACTTTGCCAGTGGACTTGTTGAAGATGTGTTAAATGGGAAAGCAACATCCGATTCCCTCCTGTTGGAAACCCACGGGCAAAGTTCAAGCAAAGAAGATTTAATATCTCTTAAAGAGTTCATTTACAGGCAAGCTGATATTTTGAGAGGGAGAGGGGGACCAGTCAATACCAACAGTGGCTCAGCTGCAGGTGTTGGTATGGTTGCAGTCGCTGCTGCTGCAGCTGCTGCCTCAGCTGCATCAGGGAGAACATACACTACTCCGGATCTTCCAAATTTTGAAGTTTGGTTAACTTCTAGTAATCATATTTTGAGCAGAGTTCTCTGTGCAAAAGGGGGTTGCTTGGATGAATTGGAAATGATTAAAAGAAAACCCCGTCCAAGGAACACTGCCTTACCAGCGGCAGAAGGATCTTTGAAGGGCACAAATACTTTTGATGTTGCAGTATCTTGGTTGCAAAGTGGTAGAGGGCTGAACACTAAATTTTCGACTTCATGGTGCCAAAAAGCCATTCCAACTGCAAAGGAGATTTATTTAAAGGACTTACCTCCTTGTTATCCTACTTCACAGCATGAAGCCCATTTAGAGAAGGCTTTACATGCGTTTCACGCAATGGTCAAAGGACCTGCAGTGCAACACTTTGCAAAAAATTTGGAAGAGGAGTGCACTTCCATTTGGAAATCCGGAAGGCAATTGTGTGATGCTGTTAGTTTAACAGGCAAACCATGCATGCACCAAAGACATGATGTTGAGATTGGTAATTTAGATTCAGGAGATTCACACAAGCCACATTCCAGTGGCTATTTTTTCCTTCATGCATGTGCTTGTGGACGTTCTCGACAGTTACGTCCTGATCCCTTTGATTTTGAATCAGCTGATGCTATTTGCTTTTCTGACTGTGATGAGCTACTTCCTGCAGTCAAACTACCAGAAGTAAAATCTGTGGGACCTATTCAATCTTCTTCTTGGAGTTTGCTTCGTATTGGGGGTGCAAGATACTATGAACCTTCTAAAGGCTTAATTCAGAGTGGGTTTTGTGCCACTCAAAAGTTTCTTTTGAAGTGGACAGTATACCTAGAGAAACAGAAAAGACCAAATGGGTTGACAGAGAGCACAGGAAAGCAAGATTCTCTAATTCCGCCACCCAAGGTTGAACATATTGCAGATGCAAAGAAAACTGGAATCAGACAACCCTATCCAGCTGTCCTGAATGGAGCAGAAGATCATAAAACATCGTTAGAAATTATAAAGCCtgatgataaaaagataagtttTGGTAGAGGAATTCCTATGCCCAAAATGAGAAAACCTTTTTCTGAGGTTGTTGCTGGATCAGTGGCTGCTGATTCAGGATTCCCTCCTCTCCAGCAAAAGAAATTGCCTATATCAGGTTCAGAGAAGGGTACAAAGCAAAGTAATCCCAGTAATCAGATCGCAGAACGAGTTAATACAGCTACTGATCATCAGTTATCTCAAAAATCTCAAGATATATCATTTACTCAGGGACCTGTTGATAGTAATGGCAATAATAGCAACAGAGGTAGTGATCCATTCTTAAAGATAGGTAGCAACGTGGTGCCTGTACACATGAACGGTGGTGAGAGGAGCCAATCACATTCTTATGCAAAGAATGTGATGGTGTATGTTGGCTTTGAGCATGAGTGCCCCCGTGGCCATCGTTTCCTGTTAAATGCAGACCATCTAACCGAACTTGGATCTTTATATTCTTTCTCCGAAGAGTCTCGCAGATCTTCTTCTATGGACCCTACTGGCAGAAATCAGGCTTATCATGCTAAAGTCAGCAAGAATGCTTCCTGGGGCAAAGTGCATCGACGCTCAAATGAAATTCATGGTGCTTTCATAAATAAGGAAAGAGATGTGGCCAAATCAAGTGAAATGATTGCTAACGGTGATTTGACTTCAGATGGACTGATATATACTTCCATTCCACCAAATGAACACAATTTGGCATCTGTGGCTGAGTTGGCAAAGGCCCCGAATCATGCAAAAGAATTTGGGAGGGATCTTCAAGCTATTAATATGGATGGTGATGATCTTGCATTCTCGATGTTGAACCGCAACTTGCCTATCTACATGATCTGTCCGCACTGCAGGAATTCTAGGAATAAGAAAGATACACCAAAGGTTAAGTTTGCCAGTGGTATCTCACAGCTTAAGAGAATATTCATG GTTACACCTCCATTTCCTGTGATCCTAGCAACATGCCCTAACATACAATTCGAG ACATCATGCCTACCTATGTCAGTTCCAGATCGTGAACGGAAATTGCAGTTCAGCCTTGGATGTCAAGTGATCTTACCACCAGAGAGTTTCCTTACCCTTAAATTACCATTTGTGTATGGTGTGCAGCTTGATAATGGAAACAAGCATCCTCTTAACCCCTTTGAAATACAACCAGAAATGACTGCCTGGATTACCAAGGGTACAGTACTGCAGATCTTGTCCAAGGGGATCAATGATGAGGGCTATCAAACACAGTAA